A DNA window from Sphingomonas changnyeongensis contains the following coding sequences:
- the ruvC gene encoding crossover junction endodeoxyribonuclease RuvC produces MIIIGLDPGLTATGWGVIAKAGSRLSHVANGQVRTDAALPLPDRLAALDAALAEVIARHRPDAGAVEEVFVNVNPQSTLKLGHARGVALLALARAGLPVAEYATKLVKKALVGTGGADKKQIQAMLGVLLPGVRLAGPDAADALAVAITHAHLLGSHR; encoded by the coding sequence ATGATCATCATCGGCCTTGATCCGGGGCTGACGGCGACCGGCTGGGGCGTGATCGCCAAGGCCGGCAGCCGCCTGTCGCATGTCGCGAACGGGCAGGTGCGCACCGATGCCGCGCTGCCGCTGCCCGACCGGCTCGCCGCGCTCGATGCCGCGCTGGCCGAGGTGATCGCCCGCCACCGGCCCGATGCCGGCGCGGTCGAGGAGGTGTTCGTCAACGTCAATCCGCAGTCGACGCTGAAGCTTGGCCATGCGCGCGGCGTCGCGCTGCTCGCGCTCGCCCGTGCCGGCCTGCCGGTCGCCGAATATGCGACCAAGCTGGTCAAGAAGGCGCTGGTCGGCACCGGCGGCGCGGACAAGAAGCAGATTCAGGCGATGCTGGGCGTGCTGCTGCCCGGCGTCAGGCTGGCCGGGCCGGACGCCGCCGATGCGCTGGCGGTGGCGATCACCCACGCCCATCTGCTCGGCAGCCATCGTTGA
- the ybgC gene encoding tol-pal system-associated acyl-CoA thioesterase — protein sequence MDSRDLPASGRFVGRTHRFPVRVYFEDTDLSGIVYHANYLRYMERARSDMLRVAGIDQRATHEAGDGVYAVADLRIRYRRPARLDDDLLVVTRLTRITAPAVHIHQTVMRGDEMLTEAEVLAAFVSPEGRPRRQPRAWIDRFAELLEEA from the coding sequence ATGGACAGCCGCGATCTTCCTGCCTCGGGCCGCTTTGTCGGGCGCACGCACCGGTTCCCGGTGCGCGTCTATTTCGAGGACACCGACCTGTCGGGCATCGTCTATCACGCCAATTATCTGCGCTACATGGAACGGGCGCGGTCGGACATGCTGCGCGTTGCCGGGATCGACCAGCGCGCCACGCATGAGGCGGGCGACGGCGTCTATGCGGTCGCCGACCTCAGGATCCGCTATCGCCGCCCGGCGCGGCTCGACGACGATCTGCTGGTCGTGACCCGGCTGACCCGGATCACGGCACCTGCCGTTCATATTCATCAGACAGTCATGCGCGGCGACGAAATGCTGACCGAGGCAGAGGTGCTGGCGGCGTTCGTCAGCCCCGAGGGGCGGCCCCGGCGCCAGCCCCGCGCCTGGATCGACCGGTTCGCCGAATTGTTGGAGGAAGCCTGA
- a CDS encoding YebC/PmpR family DNA-binding transcriptional regulator — translation MAGHSKFKNIMHRKGAQDKKRSAMFSKLSREITVAAKMGLPDPDMNPRLRAAINAAKAQSMPKDNIQRAIDKASKGEGENYEEVRYEGFGPGGVALIVEALTDNRNRTATNVRTAITKNGGNMGASGSVSHGFERLGLIEYPGHVGDEDKVLEAAIEAGADDVESDGDSHAVWTSVDSLHEVARALEQTLGAADGVKLAWRPNMRAEVGEDDARLLLKLIDALDDDDDVQTVWGNYDIPDAVMERLG, via the coding sequence ATGGCCGGCCATTCCAAATTCAAGAACATCATGCACCGCAAGGGCGCGCAGGACAAAAAGCGCTCGGCGATGTTTTCCAAGCTCAGCCGCGAAATCACCGTCGCGGCCAAGATGGGCCTGCCCGACCCGGACATGAACCCGCGGCTGCGCGCGGCGATCAACGCCGCCAAGGCGCAGTCGATGCCCAAGGACAATATTCAGCGGGCGATCGACAAGGCGTCGAAGGGCGAAGGCGAGAATTATGAAGAAGTCCGCTATGAGGGCTTCGGTCCCGGCGGCGTCGCGCTGATCGTCGAGGCGCTGACCGACAACCGCAACCGCACCGCGACCAATGTCCGCACCGCCATCACCAAGAATGGCGGCAATATGGGCGCGTCGGGTTCGGTCAGCCACGGGTTCGAACGGCTGGGGCTGATCGAATATCCGGGCCATGTCGGCGACGAGGACAAGGTGCTGGAAGCCGCGATCGAGGCCGGTGCCGACGATGTCGAGAGCGATGGCGACAGCCATGCGGTGTGGACCAGCGTCGATTCGCTGCACGAGGTCGCCCGCGCGCTCGAACAGACGCTGGGCGCGGCCGACGGGGTGAAGCTCGCCTGGCGGCCCAACATGCGCGCCGAAGTGGGCGAGGACGATGCCCGGCTGCTGCTCAAGCTCATCGACGCGCTCGACGATGACGATGACGTCCAGACCGTGTGGGGCAATTACGACATCCCCGACGCGGTGATGGAGCGGCTGGGCTGA
- a CDS encoding DUF2312 domain-containing protein — translation MSDAVAAEQLRLFIERIERLEEEKKGIADDIRDVYAEAKANGYDVKTMRAIVRLRRMEKNARQEADALLETYRNALGLD, via the coding sequence ATGAGTGACGCGGTCGCAGCCGAGCAATTGCGCCTGTTCATCGAGCGGATTGAACGGCTGGAAGAAGAGAAAAAGGGCATCGCCGACGATATCCGCGACGTCTATGCCGAGGCCAAGGCCAATGGCTATGACGTGAAGACGATGCGGGCGATCGTGCGCCTGCGCCGCATGGAAAAGAATGCGCGGCAGGAAGCCGACGCCCTTCTCGAAACCTATCGCAACGCACTCGGCCTCGACTGA
- the ruvB gene encoding Holliday junction branch migration DNA helicase RuvB: MTAPLLSPARQDDDPDAALRPKTLEEFVGQEAARANLRVFIDSARLRGEALDHVLFFGPPGLGKTTLAQIMAREMGVSFRATSGPVIAKAGDLAALLTNLEAGDVLFIDEIHRLNPAVEEVLYPAMEDRALDLMIGEGPSARSVRIDLPPFTLVGATTRQGLLATPLRDRFGIPVRLNFYTVAELERVVTRGARLLGMGIDPDGASEIARRARGTPRVAGRLLRRVRDFAQVAGASVVTRAIADAALTRLEVDSLGLDAMDRRYLTMIADIYRGGPVGVETLAAGLSEPRDTIEDVIEPYLIQLGLVARTARGRCLNGPGWTHLGLEVPGGDPGGLFD; the protein is encoded by the coding sequence ATGACCGCGCCGCTGCTGTCGCCCGCCCGGCAGGACGATGATCCCGATGCCGCACTCAGGCCCAAGACGCTTGAGGAGTTTGTCGGCCAGGAAGCGGCGCGCGCCAATCTGCGCGTGTTCATCGACAGCGCCCGGCTGCGCGGCGAGGCGCTCGACCATGTGCTGTTCTTCGGCCCGCCGGGCCTTGGCAAGACGACGCTCGCCCAGATCATGGCGCGCGAAATGGGGGTCAGCTTTCGCGCCACATCGGGGCCGGTGATCGCCAAGGCCGGCGACCTGGCGGCGCTGCTGACCAACCTTGAAGCGGGCGATGTGCTGTTCATCGACGAGATTCACCGGCTGAACCCGGCGGTCGAGGAGGTGCTCTATCCGGCGATGGAGGATCGCGCGCTCGACCTGATGATCGGCGAGGGGCCGTCGGCGCGGTCGGTGCGGATCGATCTGCCGCCGTTCACGCTGGTCGGCGCGACGACGCGGCAGGGGCTGCTCGCCACGCCGCTGCGCGACCGGTTCGGCATTCCGGTCCGGCTCAATTTCTACACGGTGGCCGAGCTGGAACGGGTGGTGACGCGCGGGGCACGGCTGCTCGGCATGGGCATCGATCCCGATGGCGCGAGCGAGATCGCACGGCGCGCGCGCGGCACGCCGCGGGTCGCGGGGCGGCTGCTGCGCCGGGTGCGCGACTTTGCCCAGGTGGCCGGGGCAAGCGTGGTCACGCGCGCGATCGCCGATGCCGCGCTCACCCGGCTGGAGGTCGATTCGCTCGGCCTCGACGCGATGGACCGCCGCTATCTGACGATGATCGCCGACATTTATCGCGGCGGCCCGGTGGGCGTGGAAACGCTCGCCGCCGGCCTGTCGGAACCGCGCGACACGATCGAGGATGTGATCGAACCCTATCTGATCCAGCTCGGCCTCGTCGCCCGCACGGCGCGCGGGCGCTGCCTGAACGGGCCGGGCTGGACGCATCTGGGGCTTGAGGTGCCGGGCGGCGATCCGGGCGGGCTGTTCGACTGA
- the ruvA gene encoding Holliday junction branch migration protein RuvA, with amino-acid sequence MIAKLTGLLDATGPDWAVIDVQGVGYLVQCSARTRDRLGGEGARVTIHTEMQVSDSDMRLIGFASAEERHWFRLLTAVQGVGSKVALAILSALSAEELARACAAGDQAMVARANGVGPRLATRIVNELKDKAGAMGITGIPGTALADGMTSPPAGAAADAVSALQNLGFKPAVAASAVARAADELGADAGLDALVRTALRLATA; translated from the coding sequence ATGATCGCAAAGCTGACCGGCCTTCTGGATGCAACCGGCCCCGACTGGGCGGTGATCGACGTTCAGGGCGTCGGCTATCTGGTCCAGTGCAGCGCACGCACGCGCGACCGGCTGGGCGGCGAAGGCGCGCGCGTCACCATCCACACCGAAATGCAGGTCAGCGACAGCGACATGCGCCTGATCGGCTTTGCCAGCGCCGAGGAACGCCACTGGTTCCGCCTGCTGACCGCGGTTCAGGGCGTGGGCAGCAAGGTCGCGCTCGCCATCCTGTCGGCGCTGTCGGCCGAGGAACTGGCCCGCGCCTGCGCGGCGGGCGACCAGGCGATGGTCGCGCGCGCCAATGGCGTCGGCCCCCGGCTGGCGACGCGCATCGTCAACGAGCTGAAGGACAAGGCCGGAGCCATGGGCATCACCGGCATTCCCGGCACCGCGCTGGCTGACGGCATGACGTCACCCCCGGCAGGGGCTGCAGCCGATGCCGTCTCGGCGCTGCAGAATCTGGGCTTCAAACCGGCGGTCGCCGCCAGCGCGGTGGCGCGCGCGGCCGACGAGCTGGGCGCCGATGCCGGGCTTGACGCGCTGGTGCGCACCGCGCTGCGGCTGGCGACCGCATGA